A stretch of Pontibacter akesuensis DNA encodes these proteins:
- a CDS encoding ion channel, which produces MQVLYFTLGALVFALTALDIIKTTFSSNGGGMITSLVSKGVYKAIFLTAGKKGRSKLLGYAGPAVLVSILLVWIAGFWLGFFVALLSETDSVVHSVTKTPAGTVEKLYYAGFTLSTLGIGDYVASNDFWRIVTDVAAYSGLVFITTSITYFLPVLSAVGLQSTLSLYISGMGKTPQQMLTKSWNGKDFSSFFDNTSDLCQMLIKHTMNHHSYPVIHHFHNSQPKLSITPAIVLLDEAYQLLGNALQQDVAVDEVKMSMLQTALDSYLEVVREGFLKNASPNEKAPVPDLRLLEEKRIPLKGKEAVRHYFEQDLGERRKLLTALLEMDGWSWKEVYRPG; this is translated from the coding sequence ATGCAAGTTTTATATTTTACCCTTGGAGCGCTTGTTTTTGCCCTCACCGCACTGGACATCATCAAAACCACCTTCTCCTCCAACGGAGGCGGCATGATCACGAGCCTTGTCTCGAAAGGGGTGTACAAAGCCATTTTCCTGACCGCAGGAAAGAAGGGCAGATCCAAGCTGCTGGGCTACGCGGGACCTGCTGTGCTCGTTTCAATCCTGTTGGTTTGGATAGCGGGATTCTGGCTCGGCTTTTTTGTTGCCCTGCTGTCCGAGACGGATTCTGTTGTCCACAGCGTCACGAAAACCCCTGCCGGCACGGTGGAGAAACTCTACTACGCGGGCTTTACCCTCTCCACGCTGGGAATAGGCGACTATGTGGCCTCGAATGACTTCTGGCGCATCGTGACGGACGTGGCGGCGTATTCGGGTCTGGTGTTCATCACCACCTCCATCACCTACTTTTTACCGGTGCTTTCTGCCGTGGGCCTGCAGAGCACCCTTAGCCTCTACATCAGCGGCATGGGGAAAACCCCGCAGCAGATGCTGACCAAAAGCTGGAACGGCAAAGACTTCTCCTCCTTCTTTGACAACACGTCCGATCTGTGCCAGATGCTCATCAAGCATACCATGAACCACCACTCCTACCCTGTCATTCACCACTTTCACAACAGCCAGCCGAAGCTATCTATTACGCCTGCCATTGTGCTGCTGGACGAGGCGTATCAGCTGCTGGGAAATGCCCTACAGCAGGATGTGGCAGTTGATGAAGTGAAGATGTCGATGCTGCAGACCGCGCTGGACTCCTACCTGGAGGTGGTGCGGGAGGGCTTCCTAAAGAACGCCTCCCCCAACGAAAAGGCACCTGTCCCCGACCTAAGGCTGCTGGAGGAGAAAAGGATTCCACTGAAGGGGAAGGAGGCTGTAAGACATTATTTCGAGCAGGACCTAGGGGAGCGCCGCAAACTGCTTACGGCACTGCTGGAAATGGACGGCTGGTCCTGGAAAGAAGTTTACCGTCCTGGCTAG
- a CDS encoding four-helix bundle copper-binding protein, protein MNKDLIRTLAECAAACNNCAISCLQEDDIKMMVPCIRLDLDCAAICKEAIDYVSRDSRYAGEILRQCAKICRDCGQECQKHEAQHCKECAEACFKCAEACEQHQTA, encoded by the coding sequence ATGAACAAGGACTTGATAAGAACTTTGGCTGAGTGCGCTGCGGCCTGTAACAACTGCGCTATTTCCTGTCTTCAGGAAGACGATATCAAAATGATGGTGCCCTGCATCCGTTTGGACCTGGACTGCGCCGCCATCTGTAAGGAGGCCATCGATTATGTGTCCCGTGACTCCCGCTACGCTGGGGAGATACTACGGCAGTGCGCCAAGATATGCAGGGACTGCGGCCAGGAGTGCCAGAAGCATGAGGCGCAGCATTGCAAGGAGTGCGCAGAGGCATGCTTCAAGTGCGCCGAGGCCTGTGAGCAGCATCAAACAGCATAG
- a CDS encoding TonB-dependent receptor — translation MKTLKFLLFCLATAGLALPAMAQHEGHQQQPKDTATHQVEQQDPSQHRDMQHGQMPMSHAFSRNLPMSRNASGTGWLPDESPMYGNMFHRGDWMLMLHYSLFLRYNKQDVFEAGERGDSQFDAPNWLMLMGQRFVGSRGLLRFSGMISLDPLTVGGNGYPLLFQTGETFEGSPLIDRQHPHDLLSELSVGYTHMLSEEADVFVYLGYPGEPALSNVAFMHRPSALNNPDSPLGHHWQDATHITFGVATLGVRYRNFKLEGSSFTGREPDEERYDFDKPRFDSRAIRLTYNPSTNWSLQTSTAYVKSPESNEPDEDVYRTTASVLYGNKLPGDNRFFTTTVNWGYNYVDAHHKEHSFLLESNLQNDKFAVYGRYEFVQKSAAELGFEEGMFGHDALFGIQALTVGANRQLAQLGAVNLQLGAQASVFRGSSELHPYYGELPVSAQVYLRVFPSLMVPQ, via the coding sequence ATGAAAACACTAAAATTCCTACTCTTCTGCCTTGCTACAGCGGGGCTGGCTCTTCCGGCTATGGCACAGCACGAGGGGCACCAGCAACAGCCCAAAGACACGGCGACCCATCAGGTGGAGCAACAGGATCCCTCGCAGCACAGGGACATGCAGCACGGGCAGATGCCCATGTCCCATGCCTTCTCGCGTAACCTGCCGATGAGCCGTAACGCCTCTGGCACAGGCTGGCTTCCGGACGAGTCGCCGATGTACGGCAACATGTTCCACCGGGGCGACTGGATGCTGATGCTGCACTACAGCCTGTTCCTGCGCTATAACAAACAGGATGTGTTTGAGGCGGGCGAACGGGGCGACAGCCAGTTTGACGCGCCGAACTGGCTGATGCTGATGGGGCAGCGCTTTGTAGGGAGCAGGGGCTTACTGCGGTTCAGCGGCATGATCTCCCTGGACCCGCTCACAGTGGGCGGCAACGGCTATCCGCTGCTTTTCCAGACGGGTGAAACGTTTGAAGGCTCTCCGCTGATAGACCGCCAGCACCCGCACGACCTGTTGAGCGAATTGTCCGTCGGCTACACGCACATGCTATCGGAGGAGGCAGATGTGTTTGTGTACCTGGGCTACCCCGGTGAGCCTGCCCTAAGCAATGTGGCCTTTATGCACCGCCCGTCGGCGCTCAACAACCCTGACTCGCCGCTGGGCCACCACTGGCAGGACGCCACCCACATCACCTTCGGGGTGGCCACACTGGGAGTTCGCTACCGCAACTTCAAGCTGGAGGGCTCCTCTTTCACTGGCCGGGAGCCGGACGAGGAGCGGTATGATTTCGACAAGCCCCGCTTCGACTCCCGTGCGATCCGCCTGACCTATAACCCCTCCACCAACTGGAGTTTGCAAACCTCCACGGCTTACGTGAAGAGTCCGGAGTCAAATGAGCCCGATGAAGATGTTTACCGCACGACGGCCTCTGTGCTGTACGGCAACAAGCTGCCGGGCGACAACCGCTTTTTTACCACCACTGTTAACTGGGGCTACAATTACGTGGATGCACACCATAAGGAACACTCTTTCCTGCTGGAGTCAAACCTGCAAAACGATAAGTTCGCTGTATACGGACGCTATGAGTTTGTGCAGAAGTCGGCAGCAGAATTAGGGTTTGAGGAAGGTATGTTCGGCCACGACGCCCTCTTTGGCATACAGGCATTGACGGTTGGCGCAAACAGGCAGCTAGCGCAGTTGGGTGCGGTAAACCTGCAGCTGGGTGCGCAGGCAAGCGTGTTCAGGGGCAGCAGCGAATTGCACCCTTATTATGGCGAGCTTCCTGTAAGTGCGCAGGTTTATCTGCGTGTGTTCCCTTCCCTGATGGTGCCACAGTAA
- a CDS encoding copper-translocating P-type ATPase → MKHEHEHAPHHRPAKKQAEEEVGRTEERLGEKTLHGHREAMPHGEHVGPGGHSGGGHDHHRMMIEDFKKRFWISLVLSVPVIVLSPMVQHILGYALDVPYSMHIAFVLSSIIFFYGGWPFLTGLAEEVKKGAPGMMTLIGVAITVAYGYSTAVTFGLEGMDFFWELATLIVVMLLGHWIEMRSVLGASKALELLVSMMPAEAQVIRDGQTYTVKVEELQAGDIIQVKPGEKVPADGVVVQGESYLNESMLTGESKPVQKVKDDQVIGGSINGNGSLQVRVVSTGKDSYLNKVIKLVQDAQKTKSETQRLADKAAKWLAYLALTAGFGTLAAWLIAGAAFDFALERMVTVMVISCPHALGLAIPLVVAISTAVSANNGLLIRNRTAFENSRNITTIIFDKTGTLTQGSHEVAQVVVFQENNSEKELLRLAAGVEQHSEHYISQGILRKAKEGGITVPPSDSFNYLPGKGLEGKVEGHDVKVVGPNYIKEFNVQVPQSHAEEGVETVVYVLVDGQVAGYITLRDQIRPESAEAIRVLKANGIKNLLLTGDNERVAKSVSDKLGMDGYLANVLPHQKQEKVKELQAQGEFVAMTGDGVNDAPALAQADVGIAVGSGTDVAAETADIILVNSNPQDIASLILFGKATYRKMIQNLIWATGYNIVALPLAAGVLYNQGIMISPAVGAALMSLSTVIVAVNAQLLRRQLK, encoded by the coding sequence ATGAAACACGAGCATGAACACGCCCCCCACCACCGTCCTGCTAAAAAGCAGGCGGAGGAAGAGGTAGGCCGAACAGAAGAGCGCCTGGGGGAGAAAACGCTCCATGGCCACCGGGAAGCCATGCCACACGGGGAGCACGTAGGCCCTGGTGGGCACAGCGGCGGAGGGCACGATCACCACCGCATGATGATCGAGGACTTTAAAAAGCGCTTCTGGATCTCGCTTGTGCTGTCGGTGCCGGTGATTGTGCTTAGCCCCATGGTGCAGCACATCCTCGGCTACGCGCTCGACGTGCCCTACAGCATGCACATCGCCTTCGTGCTCTCCAGCATCATTTTCTTTTATGGCGGCTGGCCTTTCCTCACAGGACTGGCGGAGGAGGTGAAGAAAGGTGCTCCGGGCATGATGACGCTGATCGGCGTGGCCATCACGGTGGCTTACGGCTACAGCACGGCCGTTACGTTCGGCCTGGAGGGCATGGACTTTTTCTGGGAGTTGGCCACGCTGATCGTGGTGATGCTGCTGGGGCATTGGATAGAGATGCGTTCTGTACTGGGTGCCTCCAAGGCATTGGAGCTGCTGGTAAGCATGATGCCGGCCGAGGCACAGGTGATCCGGGACGGGCAAACGTATACCGTGAAGGTGGAGGAGCTTCAGGCGGGAGACATCATCCAGGTAAAGCCAGGAGAGAAGGTGCCTGCCGATGGCGTGGTGGTACAGGGCGAAAGCTACCTGAATGAGAGCATGCTGACGGGGGAGAGCAAGCCGGTGCAGAAGGTGAAAGACGATCAAGTGATCGGCGGCTCCATCAACGGCAATGGCTCACTACAGGTACGCGTGGTGAGTACGGGCAAGGACAGCTACCTGAACAAGGTAATTAAACTGGTGCAGGATGCACAGAAGACAAAATCAGAGACGCAGCGGTTGGCTGACAAAGCCGCCAAGTGGCTGGCTTACCTGGCGCTAACTGCTGGCTTTGGGACGCTTGCCGCTTGGCTGATTGCAGGCGCAGCGTTCGACTTTGCCTTGGAGCGCATGGTGACGGTGATGGTCATCTCCTGCCCGCATGCCCTCGGGCTGGCCATTCCGCTGGTGGTGGCCATCTCCACGGCCGTCTCCGCCAACAATGGCCTGCTGATCCGCAATCGCACGGCGTTCGAAAACTCGCGCAACATCACCACCATCATCTTTGACAAGACCGGCACCCTTACCCAAGGCTCCCATGAAGTGGCGCAGGTCGTGGTGTTTCAGGAGAACAACAGTGAGAAGGAGTTACTTCGGCTAGCGGCAGGCGTCGAGCAGCACTCGGAGCACTACATTTCACAGGGTATACTAAGAAAAGCAAAGGAAGGTGGAATCACAGTACCTCCCTCTGACTCCTTTAATTACCTTCCCGGCAAAGGACTGGAGGGAAAGGTGGAGGGGCATGACGTGAAAGTAGTTGGGCCAAACTATATCAAAGAGTTTAATGTGCAGGTGCCCCAAAGCCATGCAGAGGAAGGCGTGGAGACGGTGGTGTATGTGCTGGTAGACGGGCAGGTGGCAGGCTACATCACGCTACGCGACCAGATACGTCCTGAGTCTGCAGAAGCCATCCGGGTACTGAAGGCGAACGGCATCAAGAACCTGCTGCTGACCGGCGACAACGAACGCGTGGCCAAAAGCGTGAGCGACAAGCTGGGCATGGACGGCTACCTGGCCAACGTGCTGCCGCACCAGAAGCAGGAAAAAGTAAAGGAGCTGCAGGCACAGGGCGAGTTTGTGGCCATGACGGGGGACGGCGTGAACGACGCCCCTGCCCTTGCCCAGGCTGATGTGGGCATCGCCGTAGGCTCCGGAACGGACGTGGCGGCAGAGACAGCCGACATCATCCTGGTGAACAGCAACCCGCAAGACATTGCCTCCCTCATTCTCTTCGGAAAGGCGACTTACCGCAAGATGATTCAGAACCTCATCTGGGCCACAGGATACAACATAGTTGCCCTGCCACTTGCCGCCGGGGTGCTCTACAACCAGGGTATCATGATCTCCCCGGCTGTCGGTGCCGCCCTGATGAGCCTGAGTACTGTCATTGTCGCCGTCAACGCGCAGTTGCTGCGAAGGCAACTGAAATAA
- a CDS encoding helix-turn-helix domain-containing protein: MSKESLHQKVLRIKNMVCPRCIMAVREELESLGLHVLEVELGWAVIDGNDEVDEAAIEAVMSSKGFELLHDKREELVESIKVAVIDAIYSEKIATLATNLSTYLAEELGRDYATISTAFKASEGITLNRYIILQKVERVKELLTYDELPLSAVATKLGYKSLQHLSSQFKEITGTTCMKYKKQGGTDRHTIDNLH, encoded by the coding sequence ATGAGTAAAGAGAGTTTGCACCAAAAGGTGCTTCGCATTAAAAACATGGTATGCCCCCGCTGCATTATGGCCGTGCGCGAGGAACTGGAAAGCCTCGGCCTGCATGTACTGGAGGTGGAGTTGGGCTGGGCTGTCATTGATGGAAATGATGAGGTAGACGAAGCCGCCATAGAAGCGGTGATGAGCAGCAAAGGGTTTGAGCTGCTCCACGATAAGCGGGAGGAGCTTGTGGAAAGCATCAAGGTGGCAGTGATCGACGCGATCTATTCAGAGAAGATAGCTACCCTTGCCACCAACCTGTCTACTTACCTGGCTGAGGAGTTGGGGAGGGATTACGCTACCATCAGCACTGCCTTCAAAGCGTCTGAGGGAATAACCCTCAACAGGTACATTATACTGCAGAAGGTGGAGCGTGTCAAAGAGTTGCTCACCTATGATGAGCTCCCGCTTAGCGCTGTTGCGACCAAGCTGGGCTATAAGAGTCTGCAGCACCTGTCGAGCCAGTTCAAAGAAATTACCGGCACAACGTGCATGAAGTACAAGAAGCAGGGCGGCACAGACCGCCACACGATCGACAACCTGCACTGA